One stretch of Arachis hypogaea cultivar Tifrunner chromosome 20, arahy.Tifrunner.gnm2.J5K5, whole genome shotgun sequence DNA includes these proteins:
- the LOC112735037 gene encoding uncharacterized protein: MLKRRGCPKGSSAQKKIKESADSGLEILDNLPNVLKVESISGDVQDAEFYVSDTSMPKKRGRGRPKGSGVQNHEESIHSNLNSQNISSALGDVGRRCEESGQSGMPEKRGRGRPKGSKVQKCQVVQRNSNFDHVPLNMVGVSSRGEELEEAGPEDPTTRKNHKQNADGVSINPKRKGRGPTKGLILEMKRQQSADGKLDVLIHPTKLVAVGPGRKDFITDLSLIVRKHARLNVHMWRKVPKSTRDTIVQSILNNWRLQDTDMVRKAILDEAGRLYRNWRNRLHDYYLVFETKEEALKHVPNDVNPSDWQFMVDYFSSPSFKLISTVNKTNRTKMQTNHTSGQKSFHAVSYEARDPVTGKEPHLQKLWQLTHKKTNGEWVDEASKEVNDKIAEQIDKNLRELEDSQEGIETVEPEIINNAFESVVRNKTCVLGSGGGPQSSKSNTVQQLLAELEAQKRETENARKECNETRAKLVEVESQLDEERRKREEIEARLLNRQKEMQEINSQVQTAIQSAFMRYHPPTNEEETSAKQNSLIAELEAQLVEAEDVISDLRSELDRRSRR; encoded by the exons ATGCTAAAGAGAAGAGGATGCCCTAAAGGGTCAAGTGCTCAGAAGAAGATTAAAGAGAGTGCGGATAGTGGACTGGAGATTCTTGATAATTTGCCAAATGTTTTGAAAGTGGAATCCATCTCTGGAGATGTGCAGGATGCAG AATTCTATGTTTCAGATACGAGTATGCCAAAGAAGAGGGGACGAGGACGGCCCAAAGGTTCTGGGGTTCAGAACCATGAAGAAAGTATCCATAGCAACTTGAACAGTCAGAATATTTCATCAGCTTTGGGGGACGTTGGCCGTAGGTGTGAAGAGTCAGGACAGTCAG GAATGCCAGAAAAAAGGGGACGAGGACGGCCTAAAGGGTCAAAGGTTCAGAAATGTCAAGTTGTTCAACGCAACTCAAACTTTGACCACGTTCCATTGAATATGGTGGGGGTTAGTTCTCGGGGTGAAGAGTTAGAAGAGGCTGGACCAGAAGATCCAACAACTCGTAAGAACCATAAACAGAATGCAGATG GTGTAAGCATCAATCCTAAAAGAAAGGGAAGAGGACCGACAAAAGGATTGATACTTGAAATGAAGCGTCAACAGAGTGCAGACGGGAAGTTGGATGTTCTTATTCATCCAACAAAGCTAGTGGCAGTAGGTCCTGGCCGTAAAGATTTTATTACGGACCTCTCTCTTATTGTTCGAAAGCATGCCCGTTTGAACGTGCACATGTGGAGGAAGGTTCCAAAAAGTACTAGAGATACAATAGTGCAAAGTATTCTG AACAACTGGAGACTTCAAGATACGGATATGGTGCGAAAAGCCATTTTGGATGAAGCAGGACGATTATATCGAAATTGGCGCAATAGGCTTCATGATTATTATTTGGTGTTTGAAACAAAAGAGGAGGCCTTGAAGCATGTTCCTAACGATGTCAATCCTTCTGATTGGCAATTCATGGTTGATTATTTTAGCAGTCCTTCTTTCAAG TTGATAAGCACAGTAAACAAGACAAATAGGACAAAAATGCAGACAAATCATACCAGTGGCCAGAAATCTTTTCATGCGGTCAGCTATGAAGCT CGGGACCCGGTGACTGGAAAGGAGCCTCATTTGCAGAAATTGTGGCAGCTGACACACAAAAAGACAAATGGTGAATGGGTTGATGAGGCATCTAAGGAAGTAAAC GACAAGATTGCCGAACAAATTGATAAGAATTTACGTGAGCTAGAGGATTCTCAAGAAGGGATTGAAACAGTTGAACCTGAAATTATTAATAATGCCTTCGAGTCAGTGGTCAGGAATAAAACATGTGTGCTAGGTTCTGGAGGAGGACCGCAGTCTTCAAAGTCTAATACAGTTCAGCAGCTGCTGGCTGAATTAGAGGCCCAGAAGAGGGAGACAGAGAATGCTAGGAAAGAATGCAATGAAACGAGAGCTAAGCTTGTTGAGGTCGAGTCCCAGCTAGATGAAGAGCGGAGGAAGAGGGAGGAGATTGAGGCTCGTCTACTGAATCGTCAAAAGGAAATGCAGGAAATCAATAGTCAGGTTCAGACTGCTATCCAGTCTGCATTCATGCGGTATCATCCACCA ACAAATGAAGAAGAGACCTCAGCAAAGCAGAACAGCTTGATTGCAGAGCTTGAAGCACAACTCGTTGAGGCAGAGGATGTGATCTCAGATCTTAGATCAGAATTAGATAGGCGCAGCAGGCGCTAG